The Synechococcus sp. MVIR-18-1 region CCTTTAATGGCTTCACCGCAATCCTGGTGCTCTATTTCAAGCAACGATTTAACTGGGGCCCAGAGCTCGCTACCACGGCCTTTTTGATTGTGGGGGTGGTTGCCACCGTGGTCCAGGGTGGACTGATCGGTCCATTGGTAAAACGTTTTGGGGAGTGGAAACTCACGCTGATCGGTCTCGGGTTGGTGATCGCCGGCTGCTTGCTGATCCCCAGCACCAATCCAGAACAAGCCAGGATCGGGGTGTTCACAGCGGTGGCGATTTTGGCCAGCGGCACGGGTCTTGTCACCCCAAGCCTTCGCAGCCTCGTGTCTCGGCGTCTCAGCAATGAAGGACAAGGCGCCGCTCTTGGCAGCCTGCAAGCACTGCAGAGTCTTGGTAGTTTTTTAGGACCACCGCTGGCTGGATTGGCCTACGACCTCCTTGGTCAAACCAGTCCGTTCTTTGGCAGCGCAGGATTGCTGGTGGTCGTGCTGCTCTTGGTGACCCGCAGTCCCCTTGAACAGACCACAGGCTGACGCACGATTGCTACCTTTCCATTGCGAGCACTGTGCTCTAGACCATTGATGAGCGGCGTCATGCTTCCCGGGAATCTCTACATCAATCGGGAGCTCAGCTGGATCGCTTTCAACAGGCGCGTTCTAGCTCAAGCACTCGACCAAAGAACGCAGTTGTTGGAACAGGCCAAATTCAGCGCCATTTTCAGCAACAATCTCGATGAGTTTTTCATGGTGCGCGTGGCGTCCTTGAAGTCTCAGGTTGAGGCCGGCATCGACAAACAGAGTGAAGACGGGCGAACCCCTCGGGAGCAGCTCCATGAGATTCGCAACCAGCTCTCAGAGCTGCTGGAAGCCCAGCAGAAGCACTACCTCAACCACCTCCGCGTGGGCCTTGAAGACTATGGAGTGTTTCTGTTCAATTACGAACAACTAAACAACGCCCAAAGGCACTGGGTAGACAACTTCTTTCAAACGGCGATTTTTCCGGTCTTAACGCCCCTAGCGGTGGATCCTGCCCATCCCTTTCCCTTCGTTAGCAATCTCAGCCTCAACGTGGCCGCCCTGATCCACGACCCAGAGTCGGGCCAACGCCAACTGGCTCGCGTGAAGGTTCCCCAGAAGATCCTTCCTCGCTTTGTCTCGATTCCGATTGAGCTGAGCGGCCCTGATGCCAAACCGTTGCATACGGCAGTGCCTCTTGAACAGGTGATTGCCTTCAATCTCAGCCTGCTCTTTCCAGGAATGAGCATCGAAGGCCATTACTTTTTCCGGGTCACCAGGGATGCAGACCTGGAGCTACGAGACCTTGAAGCCGACGATCTCATGATCGCGATCGAACAAGGCCTGAGAAAGCGACGGATGGGGGGGGAAGTGGTCCGCCTAGAGGTTGCTGGCGACACACCGCAAGACGTCATTGAGATGTTGATGGACGGCATGTCTGTTGTTGAAGAAGACCTCTACAGAGTGAATGGACCTCTGGGCCTCGATGATCTCTTCGGCTTAATGGGCCTGCCGCTGCCTTACCTCAAAGACGCCACCCATTCAGGTCAAACTCCCGCCGTCCTCAGCCGCGCTCAGAGAGGCATGTTGGAAGACGGCTCGATCAAGGAAGAGGAGTTCGAAAGCATTTTCTCAGTCGTGCGTCGCCGCGATGTTCTCCTCCATCACCCTTACGACTTGTTTTCCACATCGGTAGAGGAATTCATCAATCAAGCAGCAGACGATCCCCTCGTCATGGGGATCAAGATGACCCTCTACCGCACGTCCAAAGATTCCCCGATCATCGCAGCACTCATCCGTGCAGCAGAAAATGGAAAGCAGGTGATGGCCCTGGTAGAGCTCAAAGCCCGCTTCGACGAAGACAACAATATTCAATGGGCCAAGCATCTTGAGCGCTCAGGTGTGCATGTGGTTTATGGCGTGATTGGCCTCAAAACACATACCAAGATTGTTCTGGTCGTTCGCAAAGAGAAAGAACGCCTGCGCAGCTACGTCCATATCGGAACTGGCAACTACAACTCCAAAACCTCTCGTCTTTACACCGATATAGGCCTGCTTTCAGCACGACCAGAACTCGGCCAAGACCTTGTGGAGTTGTTTAACTACCTAACCGGTTTCTCCAAACAACAAAGCTTCCGCAAACTACTTGTTGCTCCTGTCTCCTTAAGAAAGGGAATGGAGCAATTGATTCGGCGTGAAATCGAACATGCCCAACAAGGACGTGGTGGATCGATCAAAGCAAAAATGAATTCTCTGGTGGATCCCGGAATCATTGCTCTTTTGTATGAAGCATCTCAAGCCGGAGTCACGATCCAATTAATCATCAGAGGGATGTGCAGCCTCTACCCCCGCCTTGAAGGCATTAGCGACAACATCAAAGTGGTAAGCATCATTGGCCGCTTCTTAGAGCATTCGCGCATCTTTTGGTTTAACAACGGCGGCGAAGCGGAGGTATTCATCGGAAGCGCCGACTTAATGCCACGCAATCTTGACCGACGCGTCGAAGCGGTTGTGCCCATTGAAGAACCAGAGCTAAGAGCACAGCTCGAGCGCCTACTTGAGCGCTACTTAAGCGACAACAGAGGGGCATGGGACATGCAGCCTGACGGATCTTTCATTCAGCGGAATCCCGAAGGAGAAGAGCGCAACTCCCAATTGCAGTTAATCGATGACTGGAAAGGAAGCGCCCTACTTCAACCAAATCGGTAACCATTTACAAATTCAAATGAAAGCCAAAAAAGAAAAAACTCCGCATTTTTGTAGCGATTGACACTCTTGACGACTTAAATCGCCGAGTTCCAGAAAGGTTTCATAATTGCATTCATAACTTTTTCAGGTAGGTGCTATGTTTCGCCCAAATTCGTCAGGAGACCAGGGTGATGGGGATCCCTCTGGAGTCCAAAGAAGCTGCCCCTAAAGGCACTTCTAAGGAACCTTTATTGCCAGCGGCTAGTCGTCGCAGTGCAGCCAATCGCTCAAGTGGCACAACTTCGAGCAAAGGAAATCGCTCAAGTGGGCGCTTAGCCACAGATTCAATTGGTCATTACTTAAGCAGTATTGGTCGTGTTCCGCTCCTAACAGCTGCTGAAGAAATTGAGCTTGCACACCATGTGCAAGCCATGAAAGAACTGCTTGACATTCAAGAAGAAGACCGCACACCTAAGCAACGCCATCGCATCCGGATGGGGAAGAGGGCACGCGATCGGATGATGGCTGCCAACCTCAGGTTGGTGGTGAGTGTCGCCAAGAAATACCAAAACCAAGGCCTCGAACTGCTCGACCTCGTTCAGGAAGGAGCCATCGGCCTTGAGCGTGCTGTCGACAAATTTGACCCAGCCATGGGCTACAAGTTTTCGACTTACGCCTACTGGTGGATTCGTCAAGGCATGACACGGGCGATCGATAACAGTGCGCGCACGATCCGCCTGCCGATTCACATCAGTGAAAAGCTGTCGAAAATGCGCAAGATCACCCGGGAGCTCTCCCATCGTTTCGGGCGTCAACCGAACCGCTTGGAGTTGGCCCATGCCATGGGCATTGAACCGAGAGATCTAGAAGAGCTCATCGCTCAAAGTGCTCCCTGTGCCTCCCTGGATGCTCACGCCCGTGGCGAAGAAGATCGCAGCACCCTTGGAGAACTGATCCCAGATCCAAACGGCGATGAGCCGATGGAAGGCATGGATCGCAGCATTCAGAAGGAGCATCTGGGCGGCTGGCTCTCCCAGCTCAATGAACGCGAACAAAAAATCCTGCGTTTACGGTTTGGCCTTGGTGGGGAAGAGCCGCTCACCCTTGCCGAAATTGGTCGTCAAATCAATGTGTCGCGCGAACGGGTACGCCAACTCGAATCCAAAGCCATTTTGAAATTGCGCACGATGACCAATCATCAGCAGGCTGCCTGAGTCGTCCTTGCCTCTGCCATCTCTGTTGCTCATCGCCCTCTGGATGGCTGGTGTTCTCGGCAGCGCTCTGGCCTGCCGTCAACGCTGGCCCAACCAACGCGAGTTGAGTCGAAAAATTGTCCATATCGGCACCGGCCCGGTTTTGCCGCTCGCCTGGATTCTTCAGGTGCCTGCCTCCATCGCGGTTCCTTGTGCTGTGGTGGTCACCCTGATCGCCTTCATCAATCACCGCTGGACCTTGCTACCCGCAGTGGAAGATGTGGGCCGAAACAGTTACGGGACCGTTGCCTATGGCTTCGCGATCTGTTTGCTTCTGATCCTGTTTTGGGCTGACAATCCAGCTGCTGCCTGTGCTGGAGTGCTAGTGATGGCCTTCGGGGATGGCCTGGCAGGTCTGATTGGACGCGCCGTTCGTTCCCCCAACTGGACGCTCTTAGACCAGCGCAAGTCCATCGTCGGCACAACGACGATGGCCATCACCAGTGCTGTGGTGTTGCTCGCTTTAGTGCTGATCACCCAAAGTCAACTCACCCCACTGCGGCTCTTAGCGGTCTGCACGTTGGCAGTGGGACTCGAACAACTGAGCCTCTGGGGCATCGACAACCTGACCGTGCCCCTTGGAGTGGCCTTGAGTTGGACCTGGATGACGGCCTGATCAAATCCACAAGAGCGGCGCCTAGCTGAACCTTGCCCGAGCGACAGAAGCAGCGAGCTCTCCAAGCAATTCACCAGTGGTTTCAAGACTGATGCATGCATCAGTCACACTCTGCCCATACGTCAGAGAGCTCCTGTCTGCAGACAACTTTTGATTGCCTTCTACAAGGTGGCTTTCAATCATGACTCCCATGACATGGTCCGACTTCTGGTCCACCTGAGAGGCAACTGCTCTTAACACCTCGCTCTGACGGCGAAAGTCTTTGCTCGAATTGGCATGGCTGCAGTCCACCATCAAGCGATCCGGCAGCCCAGCACCCGTGAGCTCGGCAGCTGACTCCTGAATCGCCTCCACGTGGTAATTCGTTCCACGATTGCCACCACGCAAAACCAAGTGCCCATTTGGGTTTCCAGAGGTGCTAACGATCGAGGCATGACCCTCACGATTGATGCCCAGGAAATGATGGGGCTTAGCTGCAGCCTGCATTGCATTGATCGCAATCGTGGCACTGCCATCGGTGCTGTTTTTGTAGCCAATGGGCATCGACAAGCCTGAAGCCATTTCACGATGGGTCTGGCTTTCAGTGGTGCGTGCACCAATCGCTGTCCAGCTGATGAGATCCGCAATGTATTGAGGAACAACAGGATCCAACAGCTCCGTTGCTGTAGGCATTCCTTCTTGAGCCAAATCAAGCAGCAGCGAACGGGCCATCCGCAGCCCCGTATTGATGTCGTAAGAGCCATCGAGATGGGGATCGTTAATCAACCCCTTCCATCCCACGGTGGTACGAGGTTTTTCGAAATACACCCGCATCACAATCTCCAGCTCAGCGGCATGTCTCTCCCGCAAAGGCGCCAAGCGACGGGCGTAGTCGCGAGCCGCATCCACGTCATGCACAGAACAGGGACCAACGATCACCAACAGCCGTCGGTCCAAGCCACTCAGGATGGCTTGAATGCGGCTGCGAGCCGTCACCACTGTCTCTAAAGCCGTTGGATCAATTGGCAGATCGCGATGCAACAGAGCCGGAGGGATCAGTGGTCGGGTGTCCACCACATGGAGATCGTGGGTGGTGGTCATGCCTTGGCCTGAAATTCAGTTCAGATTACGCAAGTCGATCCACCCCAACAAACAACAGAGTGGAACGCTGACCAACAACAATGGTGTGTATCGCTGTCTGCGCCGCCAAAACCGATGCTGAGCTCCTATCGCGAGAACGCCGAGGAACGGGGAAACCAGGGCATCCCACCGCTCCCTCTTGATGCCGCTCAGACCAAGGCCCTCACCGAACTTCTTCAACAACCACCAGCAGGGGAAGATCAAACCTTGCTGCACCTGCTGAGCGAACGCATTCCACCCGGCGTCGATGAAGCGGCCTATGTCAAAGCAACCTGGTTAAGTGCCGTCGCCCAAGGCAAAGCCTCCAGCCCATTGGTGGCCCCTTTGGAGGCGGTGCAACTGCTCGGCACCATGGTGGGTGGATACAACGTTGCCGCACTGATCGAACTGCTGAAGCATCCGAACGAGACACTTGCGAGCTGTGCCGTTCAAGGTCTGAGCCGCACCCTCCTGGTTTACGACGCTTTCAATGACGTCATGGAGCTGGCAGCGAGCAACCGTTACGCCCAACAGGTGGTGGACAGCTGGGCCGCAGCGGAATGGTTTACCCGGCGAGATGAGCTCGCCAAAGAGATCACCGTGTCTGTGTTCAAGGTGGACGGCGAAACCAACACGGACGACCTCTCACCAGCCACCCACGCGACCACACGTCCAGACATCCCATTACACGCCCTGGCGATGTTGGAAACCCGTGATCCCGAGGGACTCAACACCATCGAAACCCTCAAGAAAAAAGGTCATCCCGTGGCCTATGTGGGTGATGTAGTTGGCACCGGAAGCTCTCGAAAAAGCGCCATCAACTCCGTGCTTTGGCACACCGGCAATGACATCCCCCATGTTCCCAACAAGCGCGCCGGCGGGGTGATTATTGGCGGCAAGATTGCCCCCATCTTTTTCAACACAGCAGAAGATTCAGGCGCCTTACCGATTGAGTGTGATGTCAGCGATCTGAACACCGGTGATGTGATCACGATTCGCCCTTACGCCGGCACGATCGAACGCGATGGCACGGTGATCAGCCGTTTTGAACTCAAGCCGAGCACGATCAGCGACGAAGTTCGTGCTGGCGGTCGCATCCCACTCATGATTGGCCGCGCTCTCACCGACAAGGTGCGCAGCCAACTTGGACTCGCCCCTTCTGAAACCTTCATCCGGCCTAGCGCTCCTGCCGATACCGGAAAAGGCTTCACCTTGGCTCAAAAGATGGTGGGCAAAGCCTGCGGTCTTCCAGGCGTCCGTCCCGGCACAAGCTGTGAACCGCTGATGACCACCGTTGGCAGTCAAGACACCACCGGACCCATGACCCGGGACGAAATGAAGGAGTTGGCCTGCCTTGGCTTTTCCGCTGATTTGGTGATGCAGAGCTTCTGCCACACCGCCGCTTACCCCAAACCAGTGGACCTGCAGACCCAGAAAGACTTACCTGATTTCTTTGCCCAACGCGGCGGTGTCGCCCTTCGCCCCGGTGACGGCATCATCCACAGCTGGCTTAATCGCATGCTTTTGCCCGACACCGTGGGCACAGGGGGTGACAGCCACACCCGTTTCCCGCTCGGTATTTCTTTTCCAGGAGGTTCCGGGGTTGTGGCCTTTGCTGCCGCAATCGGTGCCATGCCGCTCGACATGCCCGAATCGGTCTTGGTCCGGTTCAGCGGCTCTCTTCAGTCGGGGGTCACACTCCGCGATGTGGTGAATGCGATCCCCTGGGTGGCGATCCAAAAGGGTCTGCTCACCGTGGAGAAATCCAACAAGAAAAATGTCTTCAATGGCCGGATCATGGAAATTGAAGGATTGCCAGATCTCAAGCTGGAGCAAGCCTTCGAGCTCACAGACGCCACGGCAGAACGCTCTTGCGCAGGCTGCACCATCAAATTGTCCGAGGCCACAGTGAGTGAATATCTGAGCAGCAATGTGGCGCTGCTCAAAAACATGATTGCGCGCGGCTACAGCGATGCCCGCACCCTGGCGCGACGGATCAAGGTGATGGAGGACTGGCTGGCCAACCCCCAACTCCTTCAGGCGGATGACGACGCTCAATACGCCGAAGTGATTGAGATCAATCTCGATGAGCTCACCGAACCCGTCCTCGCCTGCCCGAACGATCCCGACAACGTGAAACTGCTCAGCGAAGTGGCTGGCGAAGCCGTTCAAGAGGTCTTCATCGGCTCTTGCATGACCAACATCGGCCACTACCGCGCCGCGGCCAAAGTTCTCGAAGAGGCCGGCGACATCGCCGCCAGGCTCTGGGTTTGCCCGCCCACACGCATGGACGAGGACATGCTCAAGCAAGAGGGCTACTACGCCACGTTTGAAGCGGCCGGCAGCCGCATGGAAATGCCTGGCTGCTCGCTCTGCATGGGCAATCAAGCCCGGGTGGATGACAACACCACCGTGTTCTCCACGAGCACCCGCAACTTCAACAACCGGCTTGGCAAAGGAGCACAGGTTTTCCTCGGCAGCGCCGAATTAGCCGCTGTTTGCGCCCTGCTCGGGCGCATTCCCACACCCGATGAGTACCAAAGGATCGCCGCTGAAAAGATCGACCCACTCTCCGCAGAGCTCTACCGCTATCTCAACTTCGACCAGATCGATAACTTTGTGGAACAAGGTCGGGTGCTGAGCGCTTCGGAACAAGCGGAGGTCATGGCCGGCGCCTAGACGGCGTCTGCTTAAAGCCATGACTGCAGCTAGCGACCTAAAAGAAAAACAAGATCCATCCGGTTCGAGTCGGAGCATTCGCCGGCTGCTGGAACGCCGCTGGCTGGTGGTTGTGCTCGCCTTGATGTTCACGGGCCTTGGCGCAGCCCTCACCGGGGTGTTGTTCAAGGTGGGCATCAAAGTTTTAGGTGCCTGGCGCCTGGAACTGCTGGCAGACCTTCCTGCTTGGGCCGTTCTGCCTTGCTTAGGCGCAACAGGTGGTTTGGTGTCTGGATTGCTGGTTTCTCGGCTGGCACCATCAGCAGGTGGATCCGGAATCACCCACATCATGGGATTCCTGAACCATCGGGCCGTCCCGATGGGTCTCAAGGTGGGCTTGGTCAAATTGGTTGCCGGAATCGTCGCCATCGGCAGTGGCTTCCCCCTCGGACCGGAAGGTCCCGCCGTTCAGATGGGGGGATCGGTGGCCTGGCAACTTGCGCGTTGGCTAAGAGCACCTGCGGCATTCCGTCGCGTGATCGTCGCAGCGGGCGGTGGAGCAGGGATTGCGGCCGTATTTCACGCTCCGATAGGCGGTTTTTTTTACGCCATTGAGGAATTACTGCACTCCGTAAGACCAGTCGTAATGCTGCTGGTGATCGTCACCACCTTTTTGGCGGATGCCTGGGCGGATGTGTTGGGGTTAGCGGGTTTAAGCACAGGTGGTAGCGGGCTGAACACTGGCCTTGGCTTTCAGCTGGAGAAGGAATACGAACCACTGGTGAGTTTTTTACCCATCGATCTGGGATACCTGATCGGACTGGGCGTTGTTGTGGGTGTCTTGGCCGAGCTGTATTGCCGCTATGTCATCGCCATGCAGAAACAAGGGCATCGTTGGTTCGGTGACCGCCTCGTTCTGCGCATGGTGATCAGCGGAGCACTTCTAGGGGGGGTGTATTCATGTCTCCCCTCCGAATTTCACAACCTCCAAGGATTACAAGACCTCATCGGTGATGGGAAAGCTGATATTCCAATGGCGCTCGGCACCTTTGTGGTGCTGTTTTTCAGTACGGGATTAGCAGCAGCGTCTGGTGCACCTGGAGGCTTGTTTTTCCCAATGCTCACCCTGGGCGGTGCCATCGGCCTCGCCTGTGGGATTTGGGTGGAAGCACTCACTGGCCACGTGCCCAGCACCTATGTCTTTGCGGGGATGGGAGCCTTCGTAGCCAGTTGTTCACGCACGCCGATTACGGCCATGTTTTTAGCCTTCGCTCTAACCAAGGATTTGTTGGTTCTAAAACCAATTCTGGTGGCCTGTTTGGCGAGTTTTCTGATCGCACGCCTGTTTGATCACCGCTCGATCTACGAGAGACAAATGGAGCTCGAATTTCTAGAGGAAGATCACCTCCAAGCCGAAATTGAACGACGAAGAGGCATTCAGCATGAATGAGCTGGCTCGACGCGGCGGCAACAACTGACCCCAAACACAGCAATCCTCGATAGCTGAAATGGCCATAGCAAGGGATCAGGGATCCATCGCGTTGCCTGCTCCGTTGATCCTGCAGGATGAAACCGTGATGCACGGGCTCTGCTGAACCGCGAAACCCTCCTGTTTGAACCTGCTGTAGCCGAGGTAGGTGCACTGAAAACAGTGCTGGCCTTCCCCAGCACCTACACCGTGGGCATCACCAGCCTTGGCTACCAGCTCGTATGGGCCAGCTTGGCCATGCGCTCCGATCTCGATGTCAGGAGGCTCTTTACAGATCAAGGGGATCCTCAACACCGTCGCTGTGATCTCTTTGGCCTCTCTCTGAGCTGGGAGCTGGATGGGCCTGTTCTTTTGGATCTCCTGGAACAACAACGGATTCCCCTTTGGAGCCATGAACGTGGTGATCAGGATCCAATCGTGTTCGGTGGCGGTCCCGTTCTGACGGCCAACCCCGAACCGCTAGCCCCGTTTTTTGATGTTGTGCTGCTCGGGGATGGAGAAGAGCTGCTGCCCGCCTTCATCGACGCCCTGCAGCAGGTGCGAGACGAATCCCGTCAAAAGCGCCTTCGTTATTTAGCGCAGATTCCTGGCATCTATGTGCCCGATCTGCATGCTCCACAATTCAGTGCCGACGGCGCCTTTGTGGGGATCAAACCCAGAGAGGCAGATCTACCTGAGCGCATCGCGAAACAAACCTGGAGGGGCAACACCCTGAGCCACTCCACAGTGATCACCCCCGAAGCCGCCTGGCCCGACATTCACATGGTGGAGGTGGTGCGCAGCTGCCCAGAACTCTGTCGCTTTTGCTTGGCGAGTTACCTCACCTTGCCCTTCCGAACCCCATCTCTTGATGACGGCCTGATTCCTGCGGTTGAGAAAGGGCTTAAAGCAACCCGGCGTCTCGGATTATTGGGTGCCTCGGTGACCCAACATCCCCAATTCAGCGATTTGCTGCAGTGGCTGGATCAAGACCGCTTTGATGACTTGCGCGTGAGTGTCAGCTCCGTGCGCGCTGCCACCGTGACACCTCAGTTAGCTGAAACCTTGAGTCGCCGCGGAAGCAAGTCGGTGACGATCGCCATCGAAAGCGGAAGTGATCGAATGAGGCGCGTCGTGAATAAGAAACTCAGCCGGGAGGAAATCAGCGCCGCAGCCCGTTATGCAAAAGAAGGAGGACTGAAAAGCCTCAAGCTCTACGGAATGGTGGGACTCCCCACGGAGCAAGACGAGGACATCGAAGCCACCGCCGACCTGCTTCTGGATCTAAAAAAACAAACTCCAGGCCTGCGCTTCACCTTGGGGGTGAGCACCTTTGTGCCAAAAGCCCACACACCATTTCAGTGGCAAGGGGTTCGGCCAGAAGCCGACAAACGCCTCAAACGACTCGCCAAACGGCTCAAACCGAAGGGTGTGGAACTGCGTCCTGAGAGCTACGGCTGGAGCGTGATCCAAGCCCTGCTCTCCCGCAGTGATCGTCGACTCGCACCAGTGATTGCCGCAGTGAGGGGCTCTCAAGAGAGTCTTGGTGGCTGGAAAAAGGCCTATCGCGCAGCACGAGCAGAAGAATTACCAGCCGCTAGCTCTGCCGGAGTGCCTTTGCCCCGCCCTCCCGCCTGGGAGGAAGTTGTGCATGAAACCTGGTCAGACGACCACATTCTTCCCTGGTGCCATCTGGATGGTCCCCTTCCCAACGAAACGCTTCTCAAGCATCAACACCAAGCGCTGAGTCCAGAGAACGCTCCTGACGACGCTCCTCACTCGGTCTGAGCAAACAGCGCAGTCCCGCCAACAAAATCCAGCCAGCAATATTCACGCGGCTATCAAAAAACGGCAGATCGGTGCCGTGCAAAACCAACAAGGTGAGCACTGCTGCCCACCAAGCACGATCAAACAACCGTCTGAGCCCACGACGAAGCGCCACGATCAACAAGGCCAGCACCAACCCCGCCACCAAAGCCGCCACCGGTAAGCCATGGGCAATGGCCAGTTCAAGGGGAAGGTTGTGGGCATGCCCATGCCATTTCCCTGTTCTGAGTGGATAAATCACCGAAAAAGCCGCTGCCCCCCATCCCAGCCAGGGCCTCTCAGCAATCAACTGAACAGCCACACCCCACTGACTCAGGCGCGTAGACGCAAGAACGCGCTCACCAGCGTGCTGACTATCACTGAGCCGGCCCCAGATCCCCTCTGGCACCAGCGACCGTGCGGGGACCTGAATCAACAACGGCATCCCAGGCACAACAGACACAATCAACACCCCAAGGCCAACCGCCAACAGCGGTACAAGCCAAGGCCAGCTGATCGGACCCAACACAATCGGGAGCGCCAGCACCAAAGCACCCCAGCCATTGCGCGACTCGGTGAGCACGAGGGCCGTCACAAAAGAGACCACCAGGCCCAGAACAACAGCCCGCCGCAGCTTGCTCAGGCCCGGTTGAATCAGTGCTGCAAGCGCCAAGGGCCAA contains the following coding sequences:
- the ppk1 gene encoding polyphosphate kinase 1, encoding MLPGNLYINRELSWIAFNRRVLAQALDQRTQLLEQAKFSAIFSNNLDEFFMVRVASLKSQVEAGIDKQSEDGRTPREQLHEIRNQLSELLEAQQKHYLNHLRVGLEDYGVFLFNYEQLNNAQRHWVDNFFQTAIFPVLTPLAVDPAHPFPFVSNLSLNVAALIHDPESGQRQLARVKVPQKILPRFVSIPIELSGPDAKPLHTAVPLEQVIAFNLSLLFPGMSIEGHYFFRVTRDADLELRDLEADDLMIAIEQGLRKRRMGGEVVRLEVAGDTPQDVIEMLMDGMSVVEEDLYRVNGPLGLDDLFGLMGLPLPYLKDATHSGQTPAVLSRAQRGMLEDGSIKEEEFESIFSVVRRRDVLLHHPYDLFSTSVEEFINQAADDPLVMGIKMTLYRTSKDSPIIAALIRAAENGKQVMALVELKARFDEDNNIQWAKHLERSGVHVVYGVIGLKTHTKIVLVVRKEKERLRSYVHIGTGNYNSKTSRLYTDIGLLSARPELGQDLVELFNYLTGFSKQQSFRKLLVAPVSLRKGMEQLIRREIEHAQQGRGGSIKAKMNSLVDPGIIALLYEASQAGVTIQLIIRGMCSLYPRLEGISDNIKVVSIIGRFLEHSRIFWFNNGGEAEVFIGSADLMPRNLDRRVEAVVPIEEPELRAQLERLLERYLSDNRGAWDMQPDGSFIQRNPEGEERNSQLQLIDDWKGSALLQPNR
- a CDS encoding RpoD/SigA family RNA polymerase sigma factor, translated to MGHYLSSIGRVPLLTAAEEIELAHHVQAMKELLDIQEEDRTPKQRHRIRMGKRARDRMMAANLRLVVSVAKKYQNQGLELLDLVQEGAIGLERAVDKFDPAMGYKFSTYAYWWIRQGMTRAIDNSARTIRLPIHISEKLSKMRKITRELSHRFGRQPNRLELAHAMGIEPRDLEELIAQSAPCASLDAHARGEEDRSTLGELIPDPNGDEPMEGMDRSIQKEHLGGWLSQLNEREQKILRLRFGLGGEEPLTLAEIGRQINVSRERVRQLESKAILKLRTMTNHQQAA
- a CDS encoding diacylglycerol/polyprenol kinase family protein, translating into MAGVLGSALACRQRWPNQRELSRKIVHIGTGPVLPLAWILQVPASIAVPCAVVVTLIAFINHRWTLLPAVEDVGRNSYGTVAYGFAICLLLILFWADNPAAACAGVLVMAFGDGLAGLIGRAVRSPNWTLLDQRKSIVGTTTMAITSAVVLLALVLITQSQLTPLRLLAVCTLAVGLEQLSLWGIDNLTVPLGVALSWTWMTA
- a CDS encoding 3-deoxy-7-phosphoheptulonate synthase encodes the protein MTTTHDLHVVDTRPLIPPALLHRDLPIDPTALETVVTARSRIQAILSGLDRRLLVIVGPCSVHDVDAARDYARRLAPLRERHAAELEIVMRVYFEKPRTTVGWKGLINDPHLDGSYDINTGLRMARSLLLDLAQEGMPTATELLDPVVPQYIADLISWTAIGARTTESQTHREMASGLSMPIGYKNSTDGSATIAINAMQAAAKPHHFLGINREGHASIVSTSGNPNGHLVLRGGNRGTNYHVEAIQESAAELTGAGLPDRLMVDCSHANSSKDFRRQSEVLRAVASQVDQKSDHVMGVMIESHLVEGNQKLSADRSSLTYGQSVTDACISLETTGELLGELAASVARARFS
- the acnB gene encoding bifunctional aconitate hydratase 2/2-methylisocitrate dehydratase — translated: MLSSYRENAEERGNQGIPPLPLDAAQTKALTELLQQPPAGEDQTLLHLLSERIPPGVDEAAYVKATWLSAVAQGKASSPLVAPLEAVQLLGTMVGGYNVAALIELLKHPNETLASCAVQGLSRTLLVYDAFNDVMELAASNRYAQQVVDSWAAAEWFTRRDELAKEITVSVFKVDGETNTDDLSPATHATTRPDIPLHALAMLETRDPEGLNTIETLKKKGHPVAYVGDVVGTGSSRKSAINSVLWHTGNDIPHVPNKRAGGVIIGGKIAPIFFNTAEDSGALPIECDVSDLNTGDVITIRPYAGTIERDGTVISRFELKPSTISDEVRAGGRIPLMIGRALTDKVRSQLGLAPSETFIRPSAPADTGKGFTLAQKMVGKACGLPGVRPGTSCEPLMTTVGSQDTTGPMTRDEMKELACLGFSADLVMQSFCHTAAYPKPVDLQTQKDLPDFFAQRGGVALRPGDGIIHSWLNRMLLPDTVGTGGDSHTRFPLGISFPGGSGVVAFAAAIGAMPLDMPESVLVRFSGSLQSGVTLRDVVNAIPWVAIQKGLLTVEKSNKKNVFNGRIMEIEGLPDLKLEQAFELTDATAERSCAGCTIKLSEATVSEYLSSNVALLKNMIARGYSDARTLARRIKVMEDWLANPQLLQADDDAQYAEVIEINLDELTEPVLACPNDPDNVKLLSEVAGEAVQEVFIGSCMTNIGHYRAAAKVLEEAGDIAARLWVCPPTRMDEDMLKQEGYYATFEAAGSRMEMPGCSLCMGNQARVDDNTTVFSTSTRNFNNRLGKGAQVFLGSAELAAVCALLGRIPTPDEYQRIAAEKIDPLSAELYRYLNFDQIDNFVEQGRVLSASEQAEVMAGA
- a CDS encoding ClC family H(+)/Cl(-) exchange transporter; translated protein: MTAASDLKEKQDPSGSSRSIRRLLERRWLVVVLALMFTGLGAALTGVLFKVGIKVLGAWRLELLADLPAWAVLPCLGATGGLVSGLLVSRLAPSAGGSGITHIMGFLNHRAVPMGLKVGLVKLVAGIVAIGSGFPLGPEGPAVQMGGSVAWQLARWLRAPAAFRRVIVAAGGGAGIAAVFHAPIGGFFYAIEELLHSVRPVVMLLVIVTTFLADAWADVLGLAGLSTGGSGLNTGLGFQLEKEYEPLVSFLPIDLGYLIGLGVVVGVLAELYCRYVIAMQKQGHRWFGDRLVLRMVISGALLGGVYSCLPSEFHNLQGLQDLIGDGKADIPMALGTFVVLFFSTGLAAASGAPGGLFFPMLTLGGAIGLACGIWVEALTGHVPSTYVFAGMGAFVASCSRTPITAMFLAFALTKDLLVLKPILVACLASFLIARLFDHRSIYERQMELEFLEEDHLQAEIERRRGIQHE